TTGGAAGACAGAGCATGTTCTCAAATCGAGTCGCCCGACAAATTCAAACAGTTGATGGTTTTTTTGAACCAGTatgatttggtgaagatcGAAAAGCTTCAGATAATGAACTCACTTCCTCGATCAATGGTCCATGTGCACGCGGTGATCGAGGAGTGTGATCAGAGATTGAACGAGGATTCTGTCAACCTGCTCATCGATAAGATCAACGAGTTGTTTCCACTCCCGGAGaacgatgaagaagaccaaCAACAAGAGCAGCAATCACAATAAATAACCTGTACATTATATCCTGTAATATAGGCAATACATCCTAATTCTATAAAAAGTCCCCCATCACTTGCGGAGGCTCATCGGCTGGCTGACACACTTCCACCTCTTCCTGAACAGCAAGTCTAGTATTCTGATTGGTATACCACTGGTCTCTCAAGTTTCCCACCATCTCTCCGACATCACTGATCAAACTGGCAGGTCCCACCGAGAAGAAGGACTCGTTGTCTTTGGTGTTTATCCATTGGTGGTCGTTTTTCGGGCCTGTCTCCTCTATATCCTTATTTTCCTTTTTGATGAGATCTCGAGAGAGTAGATCCACAAGCTCAAAGCCTTCACCTGGTGTTTCGCTATCCCACATTCCAATCCCGTTGAGATTCCATCGATGAGAAACCGCTTCCTGCTCTTTCATTGCATCGATAGTGAAgtggttgttgatcaaatgcTCCATTACAGGCCACCCATAGGCATTAGCAAACCTTCTTCGAACAATGATGTTGTTGTGGGCGTCAGGGTTGAGTCGTACAAGAACTTTTCTCCAGCTCATATCTTTATGGTACTCACGAGCAATTTCCTCTTCGATTCGTTCAAACTCTTGTAAGTCGAAACTACTCA
The sequence above is drawn from the Yamadazyma tenuis chromosome 3, complete sequence genome and encodes:
- a CDS encoding uncharacterized protein (EggNog:ENOG503P79K; COG:K); protein product: MKVLIERDKFLSDYEVLEHLKATQNPKDKKKSKHGGLELEIVSKEIISFLEDRACSQIESPDKFKQLMVFLNQYDLVKIEKLQIMNSLPRSMVHVHAVIEECDQRLNEDSVNSLIDKINELFPLPENDEEDQQQEQQSQ